TCATCTGCCAAAGCTTTCATCACTTCCAGGACCTCTTCTGTCATCTCAGGATCCAGTGCTGACGTGGGTTCGTCAAATAACATTATCTTGGGATTCAACGCTAATGCCCGCGCGATTGCCACGCGTTGCTGTTCACCCCCGGAAAGATTTGCGGGATAACAATGATACTTATTCTCAAGCCCGACTTTGGTAAGTAAACTTTCCGCATACTTTACCGACTCCCCGCGGCTAATCTTTTGTACCACAACCTGAGCTAAGACAACATTTTCCAGTGCTGTGAGGTGAGGGAAAAGGTTAAGATGCTGGAAAACCATCCCCACCCCGCGGCAGATCTGGTTGATATTACATGCTTTAACCTCAAGAGTGTCAACTATGATAGTACCCGTATCATAAGGGGTTAATCCATTTATACATCTTAGCAACGTAGTTTTACCTGACCCGCTGGGGCCGATCAATGCAATAACCTCACCGTCATTAATGACTAATGACACGTGGTCAAGCCCGGGCCGGCCATCGTTATACACTTTACTGACATTATCAATCTGAATTTTCATGAACGTATCTGATATTTTCTTTCAATCATTGCACTGAATTTTGACAGTACAAATGTCATTGCCAGGTATATTAATCCTATGATAAACCATGTTTCGAACGCGACAAAGTACTGCGAGTAAAACTCTCTCCCCGCGCGGGTTAACTCCCGAAGGCCAATAATAGAAACAAGTGAACTATCCTTGAGGCACGCAACAAAATCATTGACCAGAGGAGGCAGAACAATTCTAAATGCCTGAGGTAAAATTATATGCCGCATCGTTTGATTATTTGTCATTCCCAGCGACTGCGCAGCGTCATATTGCCCCCGCGAAATTGCCTGTATCCCTGCACGTACAATTTCCCCGACGTATGCACTGTAACAGATACTGA
This genomic interval from Elusimicrobiota bacterium contains the following:
- a CDS encoding amino acid ABC transporter ATP-binding protein; this translates as MKIQIDNVSKVYNDGRPGLDHVSLVINDGEVIALIGPSGSGKTTLLRCINGLTPYDTGTIIVDTLEVKACNINQICRGVGMVFQHLNLFPHLTALENVVLAQVVVQKISRGESVKYAESLLTKVGLENKYHCYPANLSGGEQQRVAIARALALNPKIMLFDEPTSALDPEMTEEVLEVMKALADEGMTMAIASHEMGFVRRVADTVYFMDEGHIVEHGTPNVIFDKP
- a CDS encoding amino acid ABC transporter permease; translated protein: MLFFEFIGKELELFYKILVFLIPAIPMTLKITILSFCLALVMGLLIGLARVSRINILRILAAAYVDIIRGVPLLVLIFFIYFGLGKVFNLPQFTAGIIAISICYSAYVGEIVRAGIQAISRGQYDAAQSLGMTNNQTMRHIILPQAFRIVLPPLVNDFVACLKDSSLVSIIGLRELTRAGREFYSQYFVAFETWFIIGLIYLAMTFVLSKFSAMIERKYQIRS